A genome region from Leptodactylus fuscus isolate aLepFus1 chromosome 6, aLepFus1.hap2, whole genome shotgun sequence includes the following:
- the LOC142209355 gene encoding keratin, type I cytoskeletal 19-like, which yields MSYSFSQSSSARASSGVSSRLSDGIYRAASVHGGGFGGSSISIGSASAGSGRGYGSGFGGGAGFGAGFGGGAGFGSGSSFSASFSAGGGGGGDGLLSGNEKYTMQNLNDRLANYLDKVRSLEEANNDLEAKIRDWYSKQGSMTVREQNFAGFYTSIDELRDKIFVATINNSKVILEIDNARLAADDFRLKYENELSLRQSVENDINGLRRVLDELTMTRSDLELQIEGLKEELIYLKKNHEEEVSERKEHAAGTVNVELDAAPGVDLLKTLNDLREQYEHVAEKNRREAEAWFLGQVESLQNEVVTSTQQVQTNKSESSELRRSYQGLEVELQSLLSAKAGLEASVAETEGRYAAQLFQIQTIISSVEAQLADLRSDLERQNQEYRALLDIKSRLEQEIATYHQLLEGEGGKIASGEFKSGSSSTTTTTKVQAIIKEEIGGKVISSTSLKRY from the exons ATGAGCTACAGTTTTAGTCAATCCAGCTCCGCCAGAGCGAGCAGTGGTGTCTCCTCCAGGCTTTCTGATGGGATCTACAGGGCAGCCAGTGTCCATGGTGGTGGATTTGGAGGATCCAGTATCTCCATTGGCAGTGCATCTGCTGGCTCAGGCCGTGGCTACGGCTCTGGATTTGGTGGTGGAGCAGGCTTTGGTGCTGGATTTGGTGGTGGAGCAGGCTTTGGCTCTGGATCATCTTTCAGTGCCAGCTTCAGTGCTGGTGGCGGTGGAGGTGGAGATGGATTACTTTCAGGAAACGAGAAGTACACCATGCAGAACCTAAATGACCGTCTTGCCAACTACCTTGATAAAGTGCGATCCTTGGAGGAGGCAAATAATGATCTGGAGGCCAAGATCCGTGATTGGTATTCAAAGCAGGGATCTATGACAGTCCGAGAGCAGAACTTTGCTGGCTTCTACACCTCAATTGATGAGCTCCGTGATAAG aTCTTTGTGGCAACCATCAACAACTCCAAAGTGATTTTAGAGATTGATAATGCCAGACTGGCTGCTGATGACTTCAGACTTAA GTACGAGAATGAACTTTCCCTGCGCCAGAGTGTGGAGAATGATATCAATGGACTGAGACGTGTCTTGGATGAACTGACAATGACAAGATCAGATTTAGAGCTCCAGATTGAAGGCCTCAAGGAGGAACTGATTTACCTGAAGAAGAACCATGAGGAG GAAGTTAGTGAGCGGAAAGAGCATGCTGCTGGTACCGTCAATGTAGAACTGGATGCTGCTCCTGGAGTTGACTTGCTGAAGACACTCAATGACCTTCGTGAACAGTATGAACATGTTGCAGAGAAGAACAGAAGAGAGGCTGAAGCTTGGTTCCTTGGCCAG GTTGAAAGTTTGCAGAATGAGGTTGTTACCAGCACACAGCAAGTACAAACCAacaagtctgagagctcagaatTGAGGCGCAGTTACCAAGGGCTAGAAGTTGAGCTTCAGTCTCTCCTCAGTGCT AAAGCTGGCTTGGAAGCTTCAGTAGCAGAGACAGAAGGTCGCTATGCTGCACAACTTTTCCAGATACAGACTATTATCAGCAGCGTTGAAGCACAGCTTGCCGATCTCCGCTCCGATCTCGAACGCCAAAATCAAGAATACAGAGCCCTGCTGGACATCAAGAGCAGACTGGAGCAGGAAATTGCTACATACCATCAGCTCCTAGAAGGAGAAGGTGGAAA aatTGCCAGTGGAGAATTCAAATCAG GATCCAGCtcaaccaccaccaccaccaaagtCCAAGCAATCATAAAAGAGGAAATTGGCGGGAAGGTCATTTCTTCCACCTCACTGAAAAGATATTAA